The following are encoded together in the Salinibacter grassmerensis genome:
- a CDS encoding RNA polymerase sigma factor — MKRPQPCTANDPTIEDLKAGNEHAFRCLFEQERERLRRFVVKLIEDADEAENIVQETFAEAYRQIEDFRGEASVSTWLFSIAKHLAYGHLRTSDRHNYLEHETIEFLQVDQDGTTGGGTREDVERSERKQIVHDALQELPDHYRRVVQLRDLEEQSTAETAEQLGLTEVNVRVRLHRARKSLREHLCERMEC, encoded by the coding sequence ATGAAACGGCCCCAGCCCTGCACCGCCAACGATCCGACGATTGAGGACCTCAAGGCCGGCAACGAGCATGCATTCCGGTGCCTGTTCGAACAGGAGCGCGAGCGGCTTCGCCGCTTCGTGGTCAAGCTGATCGAGGACGCCGACGAGGCGGAAAACATCGTTCAGGAAACCTTTGCCGAGGCCTACCGCCAGATCGAGGACTTTCGGGGCGAGGCGTCGGTGTCAACCTGGCTGTTTTCCATTGCGAAGCACCTGGCCTACGGCCATCTCCGCACGAGCGACCGGCACAACTACCTCGAGCACGAGACCATCGAGTTTCTGCAGGTCGACCAGGATGGAACGACCGGCGGCGGAACGCGGGAGGACGTGGAGCGCTCTGAGCGCAAGCAGATCGTGCACGACGCCTTGCAGGAGCTGCCGGACCACTACCGGCGCGTGGTGCAGCTGCGCGATCTGGAGGAGCAGTCCACCGCGGAGACGGCCGAGCAGCTCGGCTTGACGGAGGTCAATGTGCGCGTTCGGCTTCACCGGGCCCGAAAGTCCCTCCGCGAACACCTCTGTGAACGGATGGAATGCTAA
- a CDS encoding glucose-1-phosphate adenylyltransferase, giving the protein MSTSLDNSILTVILGGGKGTRLYPLTKLRAKPAVPLAGRYRLIDVPVSTSINSGITRIFVLTQYNSASLNRHLARAYQFDRFSNGFVSILAAEQTPSSKDWFQGTADAVRRSLPHIEGHRHRHVLILSGDQLYSMDYRKMLAHHRETDADVTLGTIPVTADDATSFGILKTDDEHIITEFHEKPDRDELDGLHSPVNPALEDEGRVYHASMGMYIFDREPLHELLDANPDDHDFGNQIIPKAIDKMRVASYPFSDYWSDIGTIRSFYEANLMLAEPEPPFSLYDANRPLYTRARMLPPAKIQNSTVQDSLITEGSLVENSQISKSVVGIRSYVGPDTTLKNTVMMGADHFRWHDMEERGFVEGPANPGIGENSYVEGAIIDKNVSIGKRCIIKNRDNVQEAEEEKYHIRDGIVVIPKNTRIPDDTII; this is encoded by the coding sequence ATGTCTACGTCGCTCGACAACTCCATCCTGACCGTCATCCTCGGTGGCGGCAAGGGCACCCGCCTGTACCCCTTGACCAAGCTCCGCGCCAAGCCGGCCGTGCCCCTCGCCGGGCGGTACCGACTGATCGACGTGCCCGTCTCCACGAGCATCAACTCGGGGATCACTCGCATTTTCGTCCTCACCCAGTACAACTCGGCCAGCCTCAACCGCCACCTGGCCCGGGCCTATCAGTTTGACCGCTTCAGCAATGGGTTCGTGTCCATCCTGGCGGCCGAACAGACGCCGTCGTCCAAAGACTGGTTTCAGGGCACGGCCGACGCGGTGCGCCGCAGCCTGCCACACATCGAGGGCCACCGGCACCGCCACGTGCTCATCCTGTCGGGGGACCAGCTGTACTCGATGGACTACCGCAAGATGCTGGCCCACCACCGGGAGACGGATGCGGACGTGACCCTCGGCACGATTCCGGTGACGGCCGACGACGCCACGTCCTTCGGCATCCTGAAGACCGATGACGAGCACATCATCACCGAATTCCACGAAAAGCCCGACCGCGACGAACTCGACGGCCTGCATAGCCCCGTCAATCCCGCCCTCGAAGACGAGGGCCGCGTGTACCACGCCTCGATGGGCATGTACATCTTCGACCGCGAGCCCCTGCACGAACTGCTCGACGCCAACCCGGACGACCACGATTTCGGCAACCAGATCATCCCGAAGGCCATCGACAAAATGCGGGTGGCGAGCTATCCATTCTCCGACTACTGGAGCGACATCGGCACCATCCGGTCCTTCTACGAGGCCAATCTGATGCTGGCGGAGCCGGAGCCCCCCTTCAGCCTCTACGACGCCAATCGCCCCCTGTACACCCGCGCCCGAATGCTGCCCCCGGCCAAGATCCAAAACTCCACCGTCCAGGACTCGCTAATCACGGAGGGCAGCCTCGTCGAAAACAGTCAGATCTCCAAGTCCGTCGTCGGCATTCGCTCGTACGTCGGCCCCGACACCACCCTCAAGAACACGGTCATGATGGGGGCCGACCACTTTCGGTGGCACGACATGGAGGAGCGCGGCTTCGTGGAAGGCCCGGCCAATCCCGGGATCGGGGAGAACTCGTACGTCGAGGGGGCCATCATCGACAAGAACGTTTCCATCGGCAAACGGTGCATCATCAAGAACCGGGACAACGTCCAGGAGGCCGAAGAGGAGAAGTACCACATCCGCGACGGGATCGTCGTCATCCCCAAAAACACGCGCATCCCGGACGACACGATCATTTAA
- a CDS encoding DUF2905 domain-containing protein produces the protein MDAPTLGRGLMYLGGGLVLLGGLVVLLGRALDLGNLPGDLVFQGDTVRVYVPIATMIVLSVVLTLLVNLVLRLFR, from the coding sequence ATGGATGCTCCCACCCTCGGCCGCGGACTGATGTACCTGGGCGGCGGGCTCGTCCTCCTGGGCGGACTCGTCGTGCTTCTCGGCCGGGCGCTCGACCTGGGCAACCTTCCCGGCGACCTGGTCTTCCAGGGCGATACCGTTCGGGTCTACGTGCCGATCGCCACCATGATCGTGCTCAGTGTCGTACTCACGCTTCTCGTAAATCTGGTTCTTCGGCTCTTCCGGTAG
- the glgA gene encoding glycogen synthase: MKIVILTNEYPPNVYGGAGVHVEYLTRELAKLEDGRHEIDVLCFGEQDETNDNLRVRGVEPDIAVPHQDERHAKFMDAMARDLMMAGSVADADIVHGHTWYSHLAGCLTKQLTGGQLVLTTHSLEPHRPWKREQLGTAYDGSSWVEQTAYETADGVVAVSGAMEDDVQALYDVGDAETEVIHNGIDIEQYRPRPDRSVLEDYGVAPDRPFVLFVGRITRQKGILHLVEAIRHFDPNIQVVLCAGAPDTEEIGAEMEERVEAVRAETENRIVWLAEMLPREDVITMYTHASVFVCPSVYEPFGIINLEAMACETPVVASRVGGIPEIVVPEETGLLVDVDPTGGDDVEPAAPEAFARGLADGVNALMNDPDRRDQMGTAARQRVEEQFSWRAIAEQTLSFYKSLLT, translated from the coding sequence ATGAAGATTGTCATTCTCACCAACGAGTACCCGCCCAACGTCTACGGCGGGGCCGGCGTGCACGTCGAGTACCTCACCCGCGAGCTGGCGAAGTTGGAGGACGGCCGACACGAGATCGACGTGCTCTGCTTCGGCGAGCAGGACGAAACGAACGACAACCTGCGGGTCCGAGGGGTCGAACCGGACATTGCGGTCCCCCACCAGGACGAGCGCCACGCCAAGTTCATGGACGCGATGGCGCGCGACCTCATGATGGCCGGCTCGGTGGCCGACGCCGACATCGTCCACGGCCACACCTGGTACTCGCACCTGGCCGGCTGTCTGACAAAGCAGCTGACCGGCGGCCAGCTGGTGCTCACCACCCACTCCCTGGAGCCGCACCGCCCTTGGAAGCGCGAGCAGCTCGGCACGGCGTACGACGGCTCCTCGTGGGTCGAGCAGACCGCCTACGAGACCGCAGACGGGGTTGTGGCCGTCTCCGGCGCGATGGAGGACGACGTACAGGCCCTCTACGACGTGGGGGATGCGGAGACGGAGGTCATCCACAACGGCATCGACATCGAGCAGTACCGCCCGCGCCCCGACCGGTCTGTTCTGGAAGACTACGGCGTGGCCCCCGACCGGCCGTTTGTCCTCTTCGTGGGCCGCATCACCCGACAGAAGGGGATCCTGCACCTCGTGGAGGCCATCCGCCACTTCGACCCCAACATTCAGGTCGTCCTCTGTGCGGGCGCCCCCGATACCGAGGAGATTGGGGCGGAGATGGAGGAACGCGTGGAGGCCGTCCGTGCCGAAACCGAGAACCGCATCGTGTGGCTCGCCGAGATGCTGCCCCGGGAGGACGTGATCACGATGTACACCCACGCCTCGGTCTTCGTCTGCCCGAGCGTGTACGAGCCCTTCGGCATCATCAACCTGGAGGCGATGGCCTGCGAGACGCCGGTCGTGGCCTCGCGTGTGGGCGGCATCCCCGAGATCGTGGTGCCCGAGGAGACGGGCCTCCTGGTGGACGTGGACCCGACCGGGGGCGACGATGTGGAGCCCGCCGCCCCCGAGGCCTTCGCCCGCGGGCTGGCCGACGGCGTCAACGCCCTCATGAACGATCCCGACCGGCGCGACCAGATGGGCACCGCCGCGCGGCAGCGTGTGGAGGAGCAGTTCAGCTGGCGGGCCATCGCCGAGCAGACACTGTCGTTCTACAAGTCGCTCCTGACTTAG
- a CDS encoding ferredoxin--NADP reductase has translation MPLDTIDTTLESVHALTPNVKQFLIRAEGHLFDFVPGQHVSVEFEDADGNARYRPYSPVSQPGTDTLSLAIKRYPEGACSTWMHDRTVGDSIPVTPPSGNLQLEDPDRDAVFVATGTGLTPLFAMATQHLHVGEGRTTLLFGERTQESVMYRETLDLLSASHEAFSVEYVLSGEDWHGRTGYVQDHLSAVIDDTSTPHFYVCGVPDMVVETKARLSDLEVPAGHVFTEGWEEGAVAE, from the coding sequence ATGCCGCTCGATACGATCGACACGACGCTCGAATCCGTCCACGCTCTCACGCCAAACGTGAAGCAGTTCCTGATCCGGGCGGAGGGGCACCTCTTTGACTTCGTGCCCGGTCAGCACGTCAGCGTGGAGTTCGAGGACGCAGACGGGAACGCGCGCTACCGGCCCTACTCGCCGGTGAGCCAGCCCGGAACTGATACCTTGTCCCTGGCGATAAAGCGGTACCCCGAGGGAGCATGCTCAACCTGGATGCACGACCGGACGGTGGGGGATTCGATTCCGGTTACGCCGCCGTCCGGGAACCTCCAGTTGGAGGATCCCGATCGAGACGCGGTGTTTGTCGCCACGGGAACGGGGCTCACGCCGCTGTTCGCGATGGCGACCCAGCACCTTCACGTGGGAGAGGGGCGTACTACCCTGCTCTTCGGCGAGCGCACGCAAGAGAGCGTCATGTACCGGGAGACGCTCGACCTTCTCTCGGCGAGTCATGAGGCCTTTTCGGTCGAGTACGTGTTGTCCGGCGAAGACTGGCACGGCCGCACCGGGTACGTGCAGGACCACCTTTCGGCGGTCATCGACGACACGAGTACGCCCCACTTCTACGTCTGTGGCGTGCCGGACATGGTCGTGGAGACCAAAGCGCGTCTCTCCGACCTAGAGGTGCCGGCGGGTCACGTGTTCACGGAGGGGTGGGAAGAGGGGGCCGTAGCGGAGTAG
- a CDS encoding carbon-nitrogen hydrolase family protein produces the protein MNIALVQHAASPPSAPAVERGAHAVREAADAGADLVVFPELSFTPFYPRVPVTERSQSALDLAEPVPGPTTEALAEAAADCGVVVVFNLMERDGGRTFDTSPVLDADGTLLGRTRMMHITEYEHFHEQGYYAPGDTGAPVYDTAAGRIGVAICYDRHYPEYLRALALQEADLVVVPQAGTVGEWPDGMYEAELRVAALQHGFFAALANRTGTEGQMQFAGRSFVTDPSGAVLAQAPGTEETTLHASVALGRTADAPARRLFLRHRRPDQYERGAVASNQDD, from the coding sequence ATGAACATTGCCCTCGTCCAGCATGCCGCATCGCCCCCATCCGCTCCTGCGGTCGAGCGTGGAGCACACGCGGTGCGGGAGGCCGCCGACGCCGGGGCCGACCTCGTCGTCTTCCCCGAGCTCTCGTTCACGCCCTTCTACCCCCGGGTGCCCGTGACGGAGCGGAGCCAGAGCGCCCTCGACCTGGCCGAGCCGGTGCCGGGCCCCACGACCGAGGCCCTCGCCGAGGCCGCCGCCGACTGCGGGGTGGTCGTGGTCTTCAATCTGATGGAGCGGGACGGGGGCCGCACGTTCGACACCTCGCCCGTCCTCGACGCCGACGGCACACTGCTGGGGCGGACGCGCATGATGCACATCACCGAGTACGAGCACTTCCACGAGCAGGGCTACTACGCCCCGGGCGACACCGGCGCGCCGGTCTACGACACGGCCGCCGGGCGGATCGGCGTGGCGATCTGCTACGATCGCCACTATCCCGAGTACCTGCGAGCCCTGGCCCTGCAGGAGGCCGATCTCGTGGTGGTGCCGCAGGCCGGAACCGTCGGCGAGTGGCCCGACGGGATGTACGAAGCCGAGCTCCGGGTGGCTGCGCTCCAACACGGATTCTTTGCGGCCCTCGCCAACCGAACCGGGACGGAGGGCCAGATGCAGTTTGCGGGACGATCCTTCGTGACGGACCCGTCCGGGGCCGTCCTTGCCCAGGCGCCCGGGACGGAAGAGACGACCCTGCACGCGTCCGTCGCCCTCGGCCGGACGGCCGACGCTCCTGCCCGCCGGTTGTTTCTGCGCCACCGCCGCCCGGACCAATACGAACGAGGCGCCGTCGCGTCAAACCAGGACGACTGA
- a CDS encoding choice-of-anchor B family protein — protein sequence MQFWPTEHPPFSFWTAALLGLAVLGVRPGLQAAQGQSSITGTKVVCTDGTAGPYPCADADLLSLLSIEALGGTADTELNDVWGWTDPQTGTEYALVGRTDGTAFVDVSTPTEPVYVGELPSHTTESTWRDVKVYDHHAFVVSEAPGHGMQVFDLTRLRDVGADERPRTFDETAHYDGGDSVRLETAHNVAVNPETGFAYIVGGDASGSGSTCGGGLHMVNVQSPAAPTFAGCFPDVAADAGGSGRPARFSEAASVTPPALDARRPRTSRAKDSGYTHDAQCVTYRGPDTEHRGDEICINANETVLNIADVTDKDAPVTIAETGYPDVGYVHQAWLTDDHRYLYVDDELDERNGLVDRTRTLVFDVTDLETPTHEATFVGSTGAIDHNQYLRGSYAYQANYASGLRVLDVAAPKNPEEVAYFDTYPDSNAPKFRGAWSTYPFFDRNMVLVSSIGQGLFVVQPQPAPFLSFTGTRQGRSVQLRWTTSAAAQTARTDVEHKTPEADTWERRRTIEGRTGAGPHEHDVSLDDLSPGTHQFRLRHIPADGPARTSRTKSVKILPSAAAMVSGPAPNPTRGQSVVQLTLRETQDLRVALHDEIGRRVRLLQDGRVEAGVIHRFRVRASRHAAGTYFLRIQGESVQVSRKVVVMR from the coding sequence GTGCAGTTCTGGCCCACTGAACACCCGCCATTCTCGTTCTGGACCGCAGCCCTCCTCGGCCTGGCGGTTCTCGGGGTGCGCCCAGGCCTTCAGGCCGCCCAAGGACAGTCCTCCATCACCGGAACGAAAGTCGTGTGCACGGACGGAACGGCGGGCCCGTACCCATGCGCCGACGCCGACCTGCTTTCGCTCTTGTCCATCGAGGCCCTCGGCGGCACCGCCGACACAGAGCTCAACGACGTGTGGGGCTGGACCGACCCCCAGACCGGGACCGAGTACGCCCTGGTGGGCCGCACCGACGGCACCGCGTTCGTCGACGTCAGCACCCCCACGGAGCCGGTCTACGTGGGCGAGCTTCCCTCCCACACGACGGAGAGCACCTGGCGCGACGTGAAGGTGTACGACCACCACGCCTTTGTTGTCAGCGAGGCCCCCGGACACGGCATGCAGGTATTTGACCTGACGCGTCTCCGTGACGTGGGCGCGGACGAGCGTCCCAGGACATTTGACGAGACCGCTCACTACGACGGAGGCGATTCGGTCCGCCTCGAAACTGCGCACAACGTCGCTGTCAACCCCGAGACGGGGTTTGCCTACATCGTTGGCGGGGATGCGTCTGGGTCGGGGTCGACCTGCGGCGGGGGCCTCCACATGGTCAACGTGCAGTCCCCCGCCGCCCCCACCTTCGCCGGGTGCTTTCCCGATGTCGCCGCAGACGCCGGCGGATCCGGGCGGCCGGCCCGCTTTTCCGAGGCGGCCTCGGTGACGCCTCCCGCCCTCGACGCACGTCGACCCAGGACCTCGCGCGCGAAAGACTCCGGGTACACCCACGATGCACAGTGCGTCACGTATCGAGGGCCGGATACCGAGCATCGGGGCGACGAGATCTGTATCAACGCCAACGAAACCGTCCTCAACATCGCCGACGTGACCGACAAGGACGCCCCCGTGACGATTGCGGAGACGGGTTATCCAGACGTCGGGTACGTCCACCAGGCGTGGCTCACGGACGACCACCGCTACCTCTACGTCGACGACGAGCTGGATGAGCGGAATGGCCTCGTCGACCGCACGCGCACCCTGGTCTTCGACGTGACGGACCTGGAGACCCCGACGCACGAGGCGACCTTTGTCGGGTCGACCGGGGCCATCGACCACAACCAGTACCTTCGGGGCTCGTACGCCTACCAGGCCAATTACGCGAGCGGCCTTCGGGTCCTGGACGTGGCCGCCCCCAAAAACCCGGAGGAGGTGGCGTACTTCGACACCTACCCAGACAGCAATGCGCCAAAGTTTCGGGGCGCGTGGAGCACCTATCCGTTCTTCGACCGCAACATGGTGCTCGTCAGCAGCATCGGGCAGGGACTGTTCGTGGTACAGCCACAGCCCGCGCCCTTCCTGTCGTTCACGGGCACACGTCAGGGCCGTAGCGTACAGCTTCGGTGGACCACCTCTGCGGCCGCCCAGACCGCTCGGACGGACGTCGAACACAAAACGCCCGAGGCAGACACCTGGGAGCGACGAAGAACCATTGAGGGACGCACCGGTGCCGGCCCTCATGAGCACGATGTGTCTCTCGACGACCTGTCCCCCGGGACCCACCAGTTTCGACTACGACACATCCCGGCGGACGGACCCGCCCGCACAAGCCGGACAAAATCCGTGAAGATTCTCCCGTCCGCCGCGGCCATGGTGAGCGGCCCCGCCCCAAACCCGACCCGTGGCCAGTCCGTTGTTCAACTCACCCTCCGCGAGACGCAGGATCTCCGTGTGGCCCTACACGACGAGATCGGGCGTCGTGTCCGGCTGCTCCAGGACGGGCGTGTCGAAGCGGGGGTGATTCACCGATTCCGTGTCCGTGCCTCCCGGCACGCCGCTGGCACGTACTTCCTCCGTATTCAGGGAGAGTCGGTACAGGTCTCGCGCAAAGTGGTCGTCATGCGGTAG
- a CDS encoding DUF6503 family protein has protein sequence MRMFSFLSAAVLVILLGACSAPESPPSAEAVIDSARAAHGASVLDQALVTFNFRGDAYRVRQDGGSFHYRRAYTDSLGRSVVEGLTNNGHYRVVEGDTVSLSPSERGAVETTVNSVAYFALLPEPLGDPAVQPTYSGRDTIDGVPYHRVDVTFQQEGGGSDWQDVFVYWFRTDTHAMDYLAYAFGQGPGEEAGTRFREAHNVRRRTGVRVADYHNYTADTLTADQMARYPALLESDALELVSEIEIDSVQVRPL, from the coding sequence ATGCGCATGTTCTCGTTCCTCTCCGCCGCGGTCCTCGTGATTCTTCTCGGGGCCTGCAGTGCCCCGGAGTCCCCGCCGTCCGCCGAGGCCGTGATCGACAGCGCCCGGGCCGCGCACGGCGCTTCGGTGCTCGACCAGGCCCTGGTGACGTTCAACTTCCGAGGCGACGCGTACCGCGTCCGACAGGACGGGGGGAGCTTTCACTACCGGCGTGCCTATACCGACTCGCTGGGGCGGTCCGTCGTGGAGGGGTTGACGAACAATGGGCACTACCGGGTGGTCGAGGGGGACACGGTCTCACTCTCCCCGTCCGAGCGAGGGGCGGTTGAGACGACCGTCAACTCGGTGGCGTACTTTGCCCTGTTGCCCGAGCCCCTTGGAGACCCGGCCGTGCAGCCGACCTACAGTGGCCGCGATACGATCGACGGTGTGCCGTACCACCGTGTGGATGTGACCTTTCAGCAAGAGGGGGGCGGGTCCGACTGGCAGGATGTGTTCGTGTATTGGTTTCGCACGGACACCCACGCCATGGACTACCTGGCCTACGCGTTCGGGCAGGGGCCCGGTGAGGAGGCCGGCACCCGGTTTCGGGAGGCCCACAACGTTCGGCGACGCACCGGCGTCCGCGTTGCGGACTACCACAACTATACGGCCGACACGCTGACCGCGGACCAGATGGCGCGGTATCCGGCGCTTTTGGAAAGCGACGCCCTGGAATTGGTATCGGAGATTGAGATCGACAGTGTGCAGGTCCGTCCACTCTGA
- a CDS encoding P1 family peptidase: MSPRCLVASFLFCIVPMTSMAQPESVRLRDLGVAPGLFAPGPHNAVTDVAGVQVGHRTLIEGDSVRTGVTAIRPHGGDLFREKVPAAVHVGNGFGKAAGFLQVQELGTIETPIVLTNTLDVGTAVDATVAWTLGRPGHGDVGSVNAVVGETNDGYLNDIWGRHVTRDDVRAAIEDASGGNVAEGSVGAGTGTSALGWKGGIGTSSRVLPNEYGTHTVGALVQANYGGVLRIDGVPVGERLGRYDFRSVMEGQGTDDAGSCMIVLATDAPISPRNLERMAKRAMLGLARTGSYSSNGSGDFVVAFSTQNRRSGDATPRPDSLLPNDQMSPLFLATVEAVEEAVYNALTAATTVTGRDGHTQEALPLDRLRTILREAGRVDANE; the protein is encoded by the coding sequence ATGTCGCCTCGTTGTCTCGTCGCTTCGTTCCTGTTCTGCATCGTCCCCATGACCAGCATGGCCCAGCCTGAGTCCGTGCGTCTTCGAGACCTCGGGGTTGCCCCGGGTCTCTTCGCGCCCGGCCCGCACAATGCCGTCACGGACGTGGCGGGGGTGCAGGTGGGACACCGCACGCTGATTGAGGGAGACTCGGTGCGCACCGGCGTAACGGCGATTCGCCCGCACGGGGGCGATCTCTTCCGCGAAAAGGTGCCGGCGGCGGTGCACGTGGGAAACGGTTTCGGCAAGGCCGCGGGCTTCCTCCAAGTGCAAGAATTGGGCACAATCGAAACGCCCATCGTACTCACGAACACACTCGACGTGGGCACGGCCGTGGACGCCACCGTGGCCTGGACCCTCGGCCGGCCCGGCCACGGAGACGTGGGATCGGTCAACGCCGTGGTCGGCGAAACGAACGACGGCTACCTGAACGACATCTGGGGGCGGCACGTGACGCGGGACGACGTGAGGGCCGCCATCGAGGACGCCTCGGGTGGAAACGTGGCGGAGGGCAGCGTGGGGGCGGGCACGGGCACCAGCGCCCTCGGGTGGAAGGGCGGCATCGGCACGAGTTCGCGCGTGCTCCCCAACGAGTACGGGACACACACCGTGGGGGCCCTCGTCCAGGCCAACTATGGCGGCGTGCTTCGAATCGACGGCGTGCCGGTGGGGGAGCGGCTGGGCCGTTACGACTTTCGGTCCGTGATGGAGGGCCAGGGCACGGACGACGCGGGCTCCTGCATGATCGTGCTGGCAACCGATGCCCCAATCAGCCCCCGCAACCTGGAACGGATGGCCAAGCGGGCCATGCTCGGACTCGCCCGCACTGGTAGCTACTCGAGCAACGGCTCCGGCGACTTCGTCGTGGCCTTCTCGACCCAAAATCGCCGCTCCGGTGACGCAACGCCACGTCCTGACTCGCTCCTGCCGAACGACCAGATGAGCCCGCTCTTTCTGGCCACCGTGGAGGCCGTCGAGGAGGCGGTGTACAACGCCCTCACGGCCGCCACGACGGTTACCGGCCGCGACGGCCACACGCAGGAGGCCCTGCCACTGGACCGCCTTCGCACGATCCTCCGCGAGGCCGGCCGCGTCGACGCGAATGAATAG
- a CDS encoding SPOR domain-containing protein translates to MAPPNSVRFQALGILVGVWVGGLLLGACSGPPPASTGRSSEEEPSPRVYHVQLRLTEDRTRAAQTLGRAEKWWREQPPADRPPLAQGPRSSETPVTIAWKAPFYRVRLGPFATETRAEAVLDAARPTFPDAFIAPDRADAPDERR, encoded by the coding sequence ATGGCCCCACCGAATTCTGTTCGATTCCAGGCCCTAGGCATTCTGGTCGGGGTGTGGGTGGGCGGCCTGCTTCTCGGGGCCTGCTCGGGCCCGCCCCCGGCATCCACCGGCCGGTCTTCCGAGGAGGAGCCGAGCCCCCGCGTCTACCACGTGCAGCTTCGCCTCACGGAGGACAGGACCCGGGCGGCCCAGACCCTTGGGCGGGCCGAGAAGTGGTGGCGCGAGCAACCGCCGGCAGACCGCCCCCCGCTTGCGCAGGGGCCCCGCTCCTCCGAAACGCCCGTCACGATTGCGTGGAAGGCGCCCTTCTACCGCGTGCGACTCGGACCCTTCGCCACAGAGACACGGGCCGAAGCCGTCCTCGACGCCGCCCGCCCAACGTTCCCGGATGCCTTCATCGCCCCGGACCGCGCAGACGCCCCCGACGAGAGGCGCTGA